In the Candidatus Poribacteria bacterium genome, one interval contains:
- a CDS encoding ABC transporter permease codes for MIPSTIRMATPLGFAALGGIYSERAGIINLALEGMMLMGAFGYVIGTQASGSVWIGLLVGTGFGLALAVLHAVATVTFRAEQIVTGVGINILALGITEYLLPTTEQVGGLPHWKVPFIGSYSFIVYLLPVLMVASHILLFKTPWGLRLRAAGESTEALAALSLSRAKWQYIGVVLSGIFTGIGGCFLASEVHYFTKGMTAGRGYLALAAIIFGNWRPLSGIAACFLFGFATALELANRWNIPVQLLNSLPYVLTMIVLAGVVGTSRPPASLGKISNR; via the coding sequence ATGATTCCAAGTACTATACGAATGGCGACACCGTTGGGGTTCGCCGCACTCGGCGGAATTTATTCCGAGCGCGCCGGGATTATTAACCTCGCGCTTGAAGGTATGATGCTCATGGGCGCTTTCGGTTATGTGATCGGAACACAGGCGTCGGGGTCAGTATGGATCGGATTGCTCGTAGGAACAGGGTTTGGGTTAGCGTTAGCCGTACTACATGCCGTCGCAACGGTTACGTTTCGGGCAGAGCAGATTGTCACAGGGGTCGGTATCAACATCTTAGCATTAGGCATTACGGAATACCTCTTACCGACGACTGAACAGGTAGGCGGTCTTCCGCACTGGAAGGTACCATTTATCGGTTCATACAGTTTCATCGTCTATTTGCTGCCGGTGTTGATGGTGGCGAGTCACATCCTCTTGTTTAAAACCCCGTGGGGATTGCGATTGCGTGCAGCCGGAGAATCCACAGAGGCGCTGGCGGCACTCAGCCTGAGTCGGGCAAAATGGCAGTATATTGGAGTTGTGCTGAGCGGTATCTTTACGGGAATCGGTGGCTGTTTTTTGGCATCTGAGGTGCACTATTTCACGAAAGGGATGACGGCGGGACGCGGCTATCTCGCGCTCGCGGCTATCATCTTCGGAAATTGGCGTCCATTGAGCGGCATCGCGGCATGCTTCCTCTTCGGATTTGCCACCGCTTTAGAGCTCGCGAACCGATGGAATATCCCCGTCCAATTGCTAAACAGTTTACCGTATGTTTTAACAATGATTGTCCTTGCCGGGGTGGTAGGGACATCACGTCCACCGGCGAGTTTAGGAAAGATTTCTAATCGATAG
- a CDS encoding branched-chain amino acid ABC transporter permease translates to MKDKLTPKNIILGLFVCFLPLLMYGIDTISLFLSGYDIYLGLPSGDYMLRIIVRAYLYMLLAIGLNIVCGFTGQLDLGYVGFYLIGGYTAGLLMARLGMTYWIALPLAVVNGALWGLLRGAPTLRLTGDYFAIVTFGFAELLFRIVKNEEWLIGGPNGLVRDIPSPAIFGMVFNQNWQNYYHILILLTLVIFITYRLQHSRVGRAWVAIREDEQAAESMGINVSRYKALAFTVSAAIGALGGGFIAQFQVNISAPFFEFWESIFILCMVVLGGMGSIRGAMIGAAILGSLGEILRPGFIIPYQFGNARYLIFGIILILLMRFRPGGLTLKKV, encoded by the coding sequence ATGAAGGATAAACTAACACCAAAAAATATCATCCTCGGCTTATTCGTCTGTTTTCTACCGCTATTGATGTATGGTATAGATACCATATCTCTTTTCCTGTCGGGGTACGATATTTACTTGGGCCTGCCAAGTGGAGATTACATGTTGCGGATTATTGTTCGCGCCTATCTCTACATGCTCCTGGCAATTGGATTGAACATTGTCTGCGGGTTCACAGGACAGCTCGATCTGGGCTATGTTGGTTTTTACCTTATTGGAGGCTATACTGCAGGACTGTTGATGGCGCGACTGGGCATGACTTACTGGATTGCACTCCCCCTCGCTGTCGTCAATGGTGCTTTATGGGGATTGTTGCGCGGAGCCCCTACTTTGCGACTCACAGGTGATTATTTCGCAATCGTCACCTTTGGATTTGCTGAACTACTCTTCCGTATCGTGAAAAACGAGGAGTGGTTGATTGGCGGTCCGAACGGATTGGTTCGTGACATTCCATCGCCTGCCATTTTTGGAATGGTGTTCAATCAGAATTGGCAAAATTACTATCATATTCTTATCCTGCTGACTCTGGTCATCTTTATCACCTATCGACTGCAGCATTCTCGCGTGGGAAGAGCCTGGGTCGCGATTCGCGAAGATGAACAGGCGGCAGAAAGTATGGGAATTAATGTAAGTCGTTATAAGGCTTTGGCGTTTACGGTGAGTGCAGCGATAGGCGCGTTGGGTGGAGGCTTCATTGCACAATTCCAAGTTAACATTAGCGCCCCGTTCTTTGAATTTTGGGAATCGATTTTCATTCTCTGTATGGTCGTCCTCGGAGGTATGGGAAGTATAAGGGGCGCAATGATAGGTGCAGCGATCCTTGGATCTTTGGGTGAAATTCTGAGACCCGGCTTCATTATCCCATATCAATTTGGGAATGCCCGTTATCTTATTTTTGGGATCATCCTTATCCTCTTAATGCGTTTCCGTCCAGGTGGGTTAACCCTCAAAAAAGTTTAA
- a CDS encoding glycerol-3-phosphate dehydrogenase/oxidase, which produces MSGGPLIKKTEFSARTRAQNIEIFKTEPLDVLVIGGGIVGAGLIRDLARNGGIKAGLIEQGDFANGTSSATSQLVHGGFRYLLKRDIELVKKARKEREILRRIAPNLVKPIPLALLCYKGDPYPLTGMQLAAHYYNCLSKTDDMEKSIAIRDVQKIQNLVGPIATNSLKGCVLLWDSTVDDARLTLATLKDAHQQGALVANYVRFLDFVGQPETPNAENPMYSVTAEDVVSGQRFEISARKIVSATGPWSDHVWRKDPSYDGTPRLLTENAKGVHLLLPRCGKQGDAGACGLITFAHMDKQRRNPRVIFILPSAHNTSIVGTTETTPEEELAAVRPSANEGTYLLSEAQRIFPEKTLNRDAIIAAYAGTRPLIAPNQHLRGFTRTGFVSREHLITESPSGIMYLYGGKLTTHRQMAEETVNHLTEFLNVPRACKTAAYPLPNAVGDASNADTERLVKRYGEGYSTIQKFITEDATLGELVTPSLPFTKAELLYSCWGEMAITLEDLLWRRTRIGWTPGQGIDIAPKIAQFLGEKNNWNDTRITTEVETYRERIRWLNFNL; this is translated from the coding sequence ATGTCAGGGGGTCCCCTCATCAAAAAAACGGAATTCTCAGCTCGAACTCGCGCCCAGAATATAGAAATCTTCAAGACTGAACCGTTAGATGTTTTAGTTATCGGCGGTGGCATCGTCGGGGCAGGTTTAATCCGGGACCTTGCGCGCAATGGAGGCATTAAAGCGGGCTTGATTGAACAAGGCGATTTCGCAAACGGAACGAGTAGTGCCACCTCGCAACTCGTCCACGGTGGATTTCGCTACCTGCTGAAGCGCGACATCGAACTCGTCAAAAAGGCACGCAAGGAACGTGAGATCCTCCGTCGGATCGCGCCGAATCTCGTCAAGCCGATCCCCTTAGCACTTCTTTGCTACAAAGGCGATCCATATCCGTTGACGGGGATGCAACTCGCCGCGCATTACTACAATTGCCTCTCTAAAACGGATGACATGGAGAAGTCAATCGCGATTCGCGATGTCCAAAAGATACAGAACCTTGTTGGCCCTATTGCCACAAATTCCTTAAAGGGGTGTGTCCTATTATGGGATAGCACTGTTGACGATGCACGGTTGACACTCGCGACACTCAAGGATGCCCATCAACAGGGAGCTCTTGTCGCAAACTACGTCCGTTTTCTCGATTTTGTCGGGCAGCCGGAGACTCCCAATGCCGAGAACCCGATGTACAGCGTAACCGCTGAAGATGTTGTTTCCGGACAACGTTTCGAGATTTCGGCACGGAAAATTGTATCCGCAACGGGACCTTGGAGCGACCATGTATGGCGTAAAGATCCGAGTTACGACGGGACACCGCGCTTGCTCACAGAAAACGCCAAAGGTGTTCATCTCCTTTTACCGCGTTGTGGAAAACAGGGCGACGCTGGGGCTTGCGGTCTGATAACCTTTGCGCACATGGATAAGCAGCGGCGGAATCCGCGCGTTATTTTTATTTTGCCCAGTGCCCACAATACCTCCATTGTTGGCACGACTGAAACAACACCTGAAGAGGAATTGGCAGCCGTCCGTCCATCAGCGAATGAGGGGACGTATTTGCTCTCGGAAGCACAGCGAATTTTTCCGGAAAAAACGCTCAATCGAGACGCTATCATCGCTGCCTATGCGGGTACCCGACCGCTCATCGCACCAAATCAACATCTACGCGGGTTCACAAGAACGGGTTTTGTTTCGAGGGAACACCTAATCACAGAGAGCCCAAGCGGGATAATGTATCTCTATGGTGGAAAACTCACGACACACCGACAGATGGCGGAAGAGACCGTGAACCACCTTACCGAATTTCTAAACGTTCCACGCGCCTGTAAAACCGCCGCGTATCCATTGCCAAATGCAGTTGGGGACGCATCGAATGCTGACACCGAGCGCCTCGTTAAGCGATATGGTGAAGGGTATAGCACGATTCAAAAATTCATCACCGAGGATGCAACGCTTGGGGAGTTAGTCACACCCTCCCTTCCGTTCACAAAAGCTGAACTTCTGTATTCCTGTTGGGGTGAAATGGCGATTACGCTGGAAGACCTTCTCTGGCGACGCACCCGAATCGGTTGGACACCGGGGCAAGGTATCGATATAGCCCCCAAAATAGCACAATTCTTGGGTGAAAAAAACAATTGGAATGATACCAGAATCACAACAGAGGTCGAGACATATCGGGAACGGATCCGTTGGTTAAATTTTAATCTTTAG
- a CDS encoding VWA domain-containing protein, with amino-acid sequence MRFAHPEFLHFLWAVPPVTLLFLFGLQQKHKALLRFYRNVDPAHLKRHKIQAGLLLLSYILLTLALARPQWGAKPEPVAEQLDVMLALDISTSMLAENEASVRRLTHAKEVMFSLLEALKGDRAGLLYFAEASFVVCPLTSDTATLREFLEAVTAETLTHSGTRIGTAIETATDRLRSHQHRTPATDADSGGQKVLILFTDGEDHGETAIEAARTATQQGVHIYCVGIGNTVESVPIPLPRDTATETAPYKRDASGQLVLTALDETHLQEIATAGNGNYYHANTGIAQLTADLARLEKQKFRIRSDGDYQERFQLFVGGALILLICERWLSAVSRRRSQAGLVKRKPLN; translated from the coding sequence ATGCGGTTTGCCCACCCTGAATTTCTCCATTTTTTATGGGCAGTGCCACCCGTGACACTGCTGTTCCTTTTTGGATTACAACAGAAACACAAAGCCTTGCTGCGATTCTACAGGAATGTGGATCCAGCACACCTAAAGCGACACAAAATCCAGGCGGGATTGCTACTACTGAGTTATATCCTCTTAACGCTTGCACTCGCGCGTCCGCAGTGGGGTGCCAAGCCCGAACCGGTTGCAGAACAACTGGATGTCATGCTCGCATTGGATATTTCGACCAGTATGCTCGCAGAAAATGAAGCATCCGTTCGACGGCTGACCCACGCAAAAGAGGTGATGTTTTCACTATTAGAGGCACTTAAAGGCGACCGGGCGGGATTGCTCTACTTTGCTGAAGCGAGTTTCGTGGTATGCCCTTTGACAAGCGATACCGCCACCCTCAGAGAATTCTTAGAGGCGGTAACTGCCGAAACCCTTACGCACAGCGGGACCCGTATCGGCACCGCCATTGAGACAGCAACCGATCGACTCCGTTCACATCAGCACAGGACACCAGCAACAGATGCCGATTCCGGCGGGCAGAAGGTCCTGATCCTGTTTACAGATGGGGAAGACCACGGTGAAACGGCGATTGAAGCCGCAAGAACTGCGACGCAGCAAGGCGTGCATATCTATTGTGTCGGTATCGGCAATACCGTCGAATCTGTGCCTATTCCGCTTCCGCGGGATACTGCTACAGAAACCGCGCCGTACAAGCGCGATGCCAGCGGACAACTCGTGCTAACAGCGTTAGATGAAACGCACCTACAAGAAATAGCGACTGCTGGAAACGGCAATTATTATCATGCAAATACGGGGATTGCCCAGCTAACAGCGGATTTAGCACGACTCGAAAAACAGAAGTTCAGGATTCGCTCGGATGGGGACTATCAGGAACGATTTCAGTTGTTTGTAGGTGGAGCGTTAATTCTTCTGATCTGTGAAAGATGGCTGTCAGCAGTCAGCAGACGGCGGTCACAAGCGGGTCTTGTTAAACGAAAACCTCTTAACTGA
- a CDS encoding DegT/DnrJ/EryC1/StrS family aminotransferase: MEKNRTKLSRLENEPTPPDLPAVLGGAPVFEKTSDAPYPKLEQWHQITEEEAQVVYEMTLRNELSGVSPTVQEFERIWRERHQTQFALSLTNGTAALHSAMFGLGVGPGDEVICPTYTWMGSITPALTLMAQPVFCEVDPRTLLIDVADARRRITPRTKAIVAVHLWGNVCDMDALMALSAETGVPVIEDCSHAHGASYKGVPCGSIGQAGAWSLQGSKPISGGEGGMLATNDVAVFERACLLGQVNRPAGVVGETVEGLRYTHLPPMGLGVKFRAHPLAIGIASVQLKKLDKLNTNRRAYIQEISDGLREIPGISPIETYDGTESAGFFGFPIHYHEEEMHGLPAPVFADALRKEGVLANSNPYPLIVGDGVPVFSGSIPTNSNPYPLLHTLPLFTHGLDMYMDGRGVLCTTDMGGEFQTYAQGDLPVTERTCSQLIFLPLLTEPVAGAASGILDAIRKVSSHSHLINSSR, from the coding sequence ATGGAGAAAAACAGAACGAAGTTATCTCGTCTTGAAAATGAACCTACCCCACCTGATCTTCCTGCTGTTTTGGGCGGGGCACCTGTTTTTGAAAAAACGTCTGATGCCCCCTATCCGAAGTTGGAGCAGTGGCACCAGATAACAGAAGAAGAGGCTCAGGTTGTTTACGAGATGACCCTTCGGAACGAACTCTCCGGCGTGTCTCCAACGGTTCAAGAATTCGAACGAATTTGGCGTGAACGCCACCAGACCCAATTCGCATTGAGTCTTACTAATGGCACAGCCGCACTACACAGTGCAATGTTTGGACTCGGTGTCGGTCCAGGTGATGAAGTTATCTGTCCGACCTACACATGGATGGGATCAATTACACCAGCCTTGACCCTAATGGCACAGCCGGTTTTCTGTGAAGTGGATCCGAGAACATTGCTCATTGATGTCGCTGATGCGCGACGGCGCATCACACCCCGAACCAAGGCAATTGTGGCGGTACATCTGTGGGGTAATGTGTGTGATATGGATGCACTCATGGCACTCAGTGCGGAGACAGGCGTGCCGGTCATAGAGGATTGTTCTCACGCACATGGGGCTTCTTACAAGGGTGTACCGTGTGGTAGCATCGGACAGGCAGGCGCATGGAGTTTGCAAGGCAGTAAACCCATTAGCGGCGGCGAGGGTGGAATGCTTGCTACCAACGATGTCGCAGTTTTTGAGAGGGCGTGTCTGCTCGGACAAGTGAATCGTCCCGCTGGTGTTGTAGGTGAAACAGTAGAAGGATTGCGATATACACATCTCCCACCGATGGGACTCGGCGTCAAATTTCGCGCACATCCGCTCGCTATCGGTATTGCTTCCGTACAGCTGAAGAAACTTGATAAACTCAATACAAACCGGCGTGCCTATATCCAAGAAATCTCTGACGGATTGAGAGAAATTCCCGGTATTTCTCCTATTGAAACCTATGATGGTACGGAGTCAGCTGGATTCTTTGGATTTCCCATCCACTATCACGAGGAAGAGATGCATGGGCTACCGGCACCTGTGTTCGCCGATGCCCTTCGAAAAGAAGGGGTTTTGGCAAATAGTAACCCATACCCACTTATTGTTGGTGATGGCGTGCCTGTATTCTCCGGGAGTATACCGACGAATAGTAATCCGTATCCGCTTTTACATACCTTACCGCTCTTCACACATGGACTTGATATGTACATGGACGGTCGTGGTGTCCTCTGCACCACCGATATGGGTGGGGAATTTCAAACTTATGCGCAAGGGGATTTACCTGTGACTGAAAGGACCTGTTCGCAACTTATATTTTTACCGTTGTTGACAGAACCCGTAGCAGGTGCCGCGTCAGGAATCTTAGATGCTATTCGCAAGGTATCCTCCCACAGCCATTTGATAAATAGTAGTAGGTAA
- a CDS encoding AAA family ATPase, giving the protein MPETTGNRHFEEVREIRLSDYFWILFRHKWSALLIFLLSIFVAFLITDLTPPVYQSETTLRVLDGQPTSSLLSQLPIPGLLGGQSLGAYAAQIQSRDLVIAPAIRQLREEGLLDPLPVHRGRFVVWLADVLNITLDQDATEQGELTLTEWEDAFVKTLIDEQLKVEETPDGSVITVTVAQRTSERAQNIANRVAAVFQTVVEAEALEKMQWWEKPLPQSMLNQIKDSLTKAEEELFKFQQAYPKITLNAEGGTQAQIILALQVKENELINLLISAEFRLETYQAELENLSEDLISETIARNPSHSKLQDNLNEYEIGRAELLGKYDETHPEVTAIDQKIRETRTRLDKEEKDIKSTTSSYNPLHQVLTEKVNEAEAAIASLKKQKDEVAAEIAAHLEELGSWSPTQLQYYRLKRDIEIYTTQAVALEAKLREAEIFAQARTESIKTLDLARAPEEPLKPRLKLNLALGAMVGMLLGFTYAVAKNYFDDTYLRLEDAVRQLDALPESPSFLGVLPSIKKRNTYRLPLIVHDAPQSRSAEAFRVLQAKLPFLNPGASVRTILVTSATRGEGKSTISSNLAVALAQRGNKVLLIDADMRRPSQHNTFPGEQLSQAEDATQVSDAEFPIARVDARKPGLSEALIHFNPENGDDILHTTIKQTDIPNLHLVPSGTVPPNPIELLNSEMMTDWLELAKSEYDVIVIDSPPVRAVADPMILANIVDAIVYVFDITKTRRFDILTGIRHLTEAFPMKGIGVLCNMINPKHAKSYGYYSRHGSYYGLVDEDGDT; this is encoded by the coding sequence ATGCCAGAAACAACCGGTAATAGGCACTTTGAAGAAGTCAGAGAAATTCGATTATCAGACTATTTTTGGATCCTCTTTCGGCATAAATGGAGTGCCCTTCTCATCTTTTTGCTCTCCATTTTCGTGGCGTTTCTCATAACCGACCTCACTCCACCGGTTTATCAATCTGAAACAACCCTTCGCGTCTTAGACGGGCAACCCACTTCTTCGCTACTTTCACAACTCCCTATACCTGGATTATTGGGCGGTCAATCTTTGGGGGCTTATGCCGCACAGATCCAATCGAGAGATCTCGTGATTGCCCCGGCTATCCGTCAACTGAGAGAGGAGGGACTCCTCGATCCATTGCCTGTTCATCGTGGACGCTTTGTGGTATGGCTCGCGGACGTGTTGAATATTACACTTGATCAGGATGCAACCGAACAGGGCGAACTCACCCTCACTGAGTGGGAAGACGCCTTCGTCAAAACCCTCATTGACGAGCAGTTAAAGGTCGAAGAAACACCCGACGGAAGCGTAATTACCGTTACTGTGGCACAACGAACATCCGAACGGGCACAGAATATCGCCAATAGGGTTGCGGCTGTATTTCAGACAGTTGTTGAAGCGGAAGCCCTTGAAAAAATGCAGTGGTGGGAGAAACCGCTTCCGCAGTCGATGCTGAATCAGATAAAGGATAGCCTCACAAAGGCTGAAGAGGAACTCTTTAAATTTCAGCAGGCGTACCCAAAGATTACCTTGAACGCAGAGGGCGGAACGCAAGCGCAGATAATTCTGGCACTTCAAGTGAAAGAAAATGAATTGATAAATCTCTTGATTAGTGCTGAATTTAGACTGGAGACCTATCAGGCAGAGTTGGAGAACCTATCGGAGGATCTCATCTCGGAAACAATCGCGCGGAACCCTTCGCACTCCAAGCTCCAAGATAATTTAAACGAATATGAAATTGGAAGGGCAGAACTGCTGGGTAAGTATGACGAAACGCATCCTGAAGTGACCGCGATTGACCAAAAAATTAGAGAGACCAGAACACGACTTGATAAAGAAGAAAAAGATATAAAAAGTACAACCTCTTCTTACAATCCACTCCATCAAGTACTCACAGAGAAGGTAAATGAGGCGGAGGCTGCCATCGCCAGCCTTAAGAAACAGAAGGACGAGGTCGCTGCCGAAATCGCTGCGCACCTTGAGGAATTGGGGAGTTGGTCCCCAACGCAATTGCAGTATTATCGACTCAAGCGGGACATTGAAATTTATACCACACAAGCGGTGGCTTTAGAAGCGAAGCTACGGGAGGCGGAAATTTTCGCACAAGCCCGCACAGAGAGTATCAAAACCTTAGATTTGGCACGCGCACCCGAAGAACCGTTGAAGCCTCGCCTAAAACTGAATCTTGCTTTGGGGGCTATGGTCGGTATGCTCCTCGGCTTTACCTATGCTGTCGCGAAAAACTACTTTGACGATACATATCTCCGTTTAGAAGATGCAGTGCGTCAATTGGATGCCCTACCCGAATCACCCAGTTTCCTCGGCGTACTTCCGTCCATCAAAAAGCGCAATACCTACCGCCTTCCGCTAATTGTTCACGATGCGCCACAATCACGGTCGGCTGAGGCGTTTCGTGTCCTACAAGCGAAACTACCGTTTCTGAACCCAGGGGCATCCGTGCGAACAATCCTTGTTACGAGTGCGACTCGGGGCGAAGGGAAAAGTACAATCTCCTCGAATCTTGCCGTTGCGCTTGCGCAAAGGGGAAATAAAGTTTTATTAATTGATGCCGACATGCGCCGTCCCTCTCAACACAACACTTTTCCGGGAGAGCAACTTTCTCAGGCGGAAGACGCGACGCAGGTATCTGACGCCGAGTTTCCTATCGCGCGCGTTGATGCCCGTAAACCCGGATTAAGTGAAGCCCTCATCCATTTCAACCCAGAAAATGGGGACGATATCCTCCACACAACGATCAAGCAGACCGATATTCCTAATTTGCATCTTGTGCCGAGTGGGACTGTGCCACCGAATCCAATTGAGTTGCTCAACTCGGAAATGATGACGGATTGGCTGGAACTCGCAAAATCGGAGTACGATGTGATTGTGATTGACTCGCCACCGGTCCGGGCTGTTGCTGATCCCATGATTTTGGCGAACATCGTCGATGCAATTGTCTATGTGTTCGACATCACGAAGACCCGACGGTTTGACATCCTTACTGGGATACGGCATTTGACAGAAGCCTTTCCAATGAAAGGCATCGGTGTACTTTGCAACATGATCAATCCAAAGCACGCCAAGTCCTACGGTTATTACAGTCGCCACGGGAGTTACTACGGCCTCGTAGATGAAGATGGCGACACCTAA
- a CDS encoding branched-chain amino acid ABC transporter permease, with protein MAQFLEQIINGLVLGGIYALIAVGYTMVYGIIQLINFAHGEIFMFGAYIALMLITVFGIPFWIALPLSMILCAILGMLMDLVAYRPLRNAPRLSALITAIGMSLALQNLARMIWSARPRQFPAEILPTIFQGQNAISLPGGAALPYRDVFIILLALVLMIALNRLIHLTKIGKAMRACAQNPVAANLMGIKTNRVIAMTFAIGSALGAIAGIMVGLSESVTPTMGYYKGVAAFAAAVLGGIGNVTGAMLGGLIIGVAEVFGAGYISSGYRLAIAYIIMIAVIVVRPSGLLGKSTGNRA; from the coding sequence ATGGCGCAATTTTTAGAGCAGATTATTAACGGATTGGTGTTAGGTGGCATCTATGCGCTCATCGCTGTCGGCTACACGATGGTTTACGGCATTATTCAACTGATAAACTTCGCACATGGCGAAATTTTCATGTTCGGTGCCTACATCGCGCTGATGCTTATAACAGTTTTCGGTATCCCGTTTTGGATAGCGTTACCGTTGAGTATGATCCTATGTGCAATATTAGGCATGCTGATGGACTTGGTGGCCTATCGCCCACTTCGGAACGCCCCGCGCTTGTCGGCGTTGATTACAGCAATAGGTATGTCGCTTGCCCTGCAAAACCTTGCTCGGATGATCTGGTCAGCCCGTCCCCGTCAATTTCCCGCTGAAATTCTTCCAACAATCTTCCAAGGGCAAAATGCAATTTCACTCCCCGGCGGTGCAGCCCTACCGTATCGGGATGTGTTTATCATCTTATTGGCACTCGTTTTAATGATTGCCCTGAATAGGTTGATTCACCTGACCAAAATAGGGAAAGCGATGCGGGCGTGTGCCCAAAACCCCGTCGCTGCAAATCTGATGGGGATTAAAACAAATCGGGTGATTGCTATGACGTTTGCTATCGGTTCTGCTTTAGGGGCGATAGCGGGTATAATGGTAGGTTTGAGCGAAAGTGTTACGCCGACGATGGGATACTATAAAGGGGTCGCAGCGTTTGCCGCGGCTGTCCTCGGTGGGATAGGGAATGTCACCGGGGCGATGCTCGGCGGCCTCATAATAGGGGTAGCTGAAGTTTTTGGAGCCGGATACATTTCCTCAGGATACCGATTAGCGATTGCTTACATCATCATGATTGCAGTCATTGTGGTGCGTCCATCCGGTTTACTCGGAAAATCAACAGGGAACCGTGCTTAA
- a CDS encoding ABC transporter permease, with protein MRFLSNFSRDLEKTLDIQKVFASLLRDRASHAKHLFFSFIPSLLALAGFFLLCGLVLQIRGQDPLEFYSIILISGFSSFDDFGYVLFNATPLIFTGLAVAIAYKSGLFNIGCEGQLYIAAFAAAWIGIHLDLPPFLLIPFCIGGAMIAGAAWGAIPGLLKARYGAHEVINTIMMNFIAFALMNYLVTSVYQESGQMIPQTQQIHESARLPRLAAFLPVLPQSNPLNLSFLLACGCAVCCYIFLTYTRWGYELRLVGNARDAAAYGGINPGTVTIWVMALSGAVAGLAGVAEVMGYRHRFLDNFSSGWGFTGIAVALLGRNNPFGILAAAILFGSLSKVALDIEILLEVPRGLFLAGQGMLIIWLVSIEGISRKSDR; from the coding sequence TTGCGCTTTTTGTCAAATTTCAGCAGAGACCTTGAGAAAACCTTGGATATCCAAAAAGTGTTCGCCTCGCTGTTGCGAGACAGAGCCTCCCACGCCAAACATCTGTTCTTTAGTTTTATACCGTCTCTCCTTGCGCTTGCGGGATTTTTTCTTTTATGTGGGCTTGTACTTCAGATACGCGGGCAGGATCCGCTGGAATTCTACAGTATTATCCTTATCAGTGGGTTCTCAAGTTTTGACGACTTCGGTTATGTCCTGTTTAACGCAACTCCACTTATATTTACCGGACTCGCTGTCGCTATCGCCTACAAAAGCGGACTGTTTAATATCGGTTGCGAAGGGCAGCTCTATATCGCTGCGTTCGCTGCGGCGTGGATAGGCATACACCTGGACCTCCCCCCTTTTCTGCTGATCCCTTTCTGTATAGGAGGGGCGATGATTGCCGGTGCTGCATGGGGTGCGATCCCGGGACTCTTAAAGGCGAGATACGGCGCGCATGAGGTTATCAACACTATCATGATGAACTTCATTGCGTTCGCTCTCATGAATTACCTTGTTACATCCGTTTACCAAGAGTCGGGTCAGATGATTCCACAAACGCAACAGATTCATGAATCGGCACGGCTCCCAAGATTAGCCGCTTTCCTTCCTGTTCTTCCACAAAGTAATCCGCTAAACCTGAGTTTCTTGCTCGCGTGTGGGTGTGCTGTCTGTTGTTATATCTTTTTAACATATACCCGTTGGGGATATGAACTTCGCTTGGTGGGAAATGCGCGAGATGCTGCAGCGTATGGCGGGATAAACCCGGGCACGGTGACGATATGGGTGATGGCGTTGAGCGGTGCGGTTGCGGGGTTAGCGGGTGTGGCTGAGGTGATGGGGTACCGCCACCGCTTTTTAGATAATTTCTCGTCAGGCTGGGGATTCACTGGGATCGCAGTCGCGCTTTTGGGCAGAAACAATCCTTTCGGTATCTTGGCGGCGGCTATCCTATTTGGATCGCTGAGCAAGGTTGCCTTAGATATCGAAATTCTGCTGGAGGTCCCGCGCGGTTTATTTCTTGCGGGTCAAGGTATGCTGATTATTTGGTTAGTGAGTATAGAAGGTATTTCGCGAAAAAGTGACCGCTGA